A genomic segment from Kiritimatiellia bacterium encodes:
- the prfB gene encoding peptide chain release factor 2 (programmed frameshift) gives MTLLLEDLAQRRDRLAARMDDMRDYFDLEHRQRQLTELETAAAAPDFWNDTARARETLARANRLRSVLNAWREARQAVDDAAIYVEMASTETAETARQAAIAEGNALLDRAETILNDLEIRSLLSGRFDERNCYLELHAGAGGTESCDWAAMLLRMFSRYAERNGFAVEVLDVQPGDEAGIKSASLFVSGPYAYGYFKSERGVHRLVRISPFDANRRRHTSFAALDVVAELDDDVEIEIQDKDLRIDTYRSGGAGGQHVNKTDSAVRIVHLPTGIVVACQAERSQHANRERAMRMLKARLYEMEMDRKRREMEQFYGEKGEIAWGRQIRSYVLQPYQMVKDHRTDVEVGRVDAVLDGDLRPFVDAYLRKFRPRDGDGM, from the exons ATGACCCTCCTTCTCGAAGACCTCGCCCAGCGGCGTGATCGCCTGGCGGCCCGCATGGACGACATGCGGGACTAT TTTGACCTGGAACATCGCCAGCGGCAGTTGACCGAGCTGGAAACGGCCGCCGCCGCGCCGGACTTCTGGAACGACACCGCGCGCGCCCGGGAGACCCTGGCTCGCGCAAACCGGTTGCGCTCGGTGCTGAACGCGTGGCGCGAAGCCCGCCAGGCGGTCGACGACGCCGCCATCTACGTCGAAATGGCATCCACGGAAACCGCCGAAACCGCGCGGCAGGCCGCGATCGCGGAGGGCAACGCGTTGCTCGATCGGGCCGAGACCATCTTGAACGATCTTGAAATCCGTTCGCTGCTGAGTGGCCGGTTCGACGAGCGCAACTGTTATCTCGAGCTCCACGCGGGCGCAGGCGGCACCGAGTCGTGCGACTGGGCCGCGATGCTGCTGCGGATGTTCAGCCGCTACGCGGAACGCAACGGATTCGCAGTCGAGGTGCTCGACGTCCAGCCGGGGGATGAGGCCGGCATCAAAAGCGCCAGCCTCTTCGTCTCCGGCCCCTACGCCTACGGCTATTTCAAATCCGAACGCGGCGTGCATCGTCTTGTCCGCATCAGCCCCTTCGATGCGAACCGGCGCCGGCATACGTCGTTCGCGGCGCTGGACGTCGTCGCGGAGCTGGACGACGACGTGGAAATTGAAATTCAGGACAAAGATCTGCGCATCGACACCTACCGCTCGGGTGGCGCCGGCGGCCAGCATGTGAACAAGACCGATTCCGCAGTGCGGATTGTGCACCTGCCCACCGGGATTGTCGTCGCCTGCCAGGCGGAACGCTCCCAGCACGCAAATCGCGAACGGGCGATGCGCATGCTGAAGGCGCGCCTCTACGAGATGGAAATGGACCGCAAGCGGCGGGAAATGGAGCAGTTTTACGGCGAAAAAGGCGAGATCGCCTGGGGCCGTCAGATCCGCTCGTACGTGCTGCAGCCCTACCAGATGGTGAAAGACCACCGTACCGACGTCGAGGTCGGACGGGTGGACGCGGTGCTCGACGGCGACCTGCGCCCGTTTGTGGACGCGTATCTGCGGAAGTTTCGTCCGCGGGATGGAGACGGCATGTGA
- a CDS encoding sulfatase — MKAQIARLLGCIGVLVSLSGALADERLNFVVIFMDDMGYADPGCFGGAAGLTPNIDRLATEGMRFTNFLVSQAVCSASRAALLTGCHAVRVGVLGALPPNAPKGLAPEEETIADVLKKLGYVSAMIGKWHLGDRPPWLPLQQGFDEFFGLPYSNDMWPVDFDGTPIPPEGQPWPPKDGRPHRPRYPPLYLMEGNEQVREIRTLSDQNELTRLYTERAVRFIEQNRQRPFFLYLAHSMVHVPLAVSDRFRGRSGRGLYGDVLMEVDWSVGEIVAALRRNALERRTLLVLTSDNGPWLNYGDHAGQARPLREGKGTSWEGGARVPCIAWWPGRVPAGTVCDRLAATIDLLPTFATLAGAPLPNRKLDGVDISPLLFGQPDAEPRTEYWYYYGRTLTAVRWRNWKLMLPHESRTYEGFEPGRGGLPGPTGMRQVPQALYDLDRDVGETTDVQDRHPEIVERLRSIAAAARAELGDEPSRPAGGRASRSQAEAPPSPPNRR; from the coding sequence ATGAAGGCGCAGATCGCTAGATTGCTTGGCTGCATCGGCGTGCTCGTCAGCCTCTCCGGCGCACTGGCGGACGAGCGGCTCAATTTCGTGGTCATCTTTATGGACGACATGGGCTATGCCGATCCGGGTTGTTTCGGCGGCGCCGCCGGCCTGACGCCGAACATTGACCGGTTGGCGACGGAGGGCATGCGGTTTACGAACTTTCTCGTGTCGCAGGCGGTGTGCAGCGCGTCGCGAGCGGCCCTCCTCACCGGTTGTCACGCAGTCCGCGTGGGGGTGCTGGGTGCGCTGCCCCCCAACGCTCCGAAGGGGCTGGCGCCGGAAGAAGAGACGATTGCCGATGTTCTGAAGAAGCTTGGTTATGTGTCGGCGATGATCGGCAAGTGGCATCTCGGCGATCGGCCGCCCTGGCTGCCCCTGCAGCAGGGGTTCGACGAGTTCTTCGGCCTGCCCTACTCCAACGACATGTGGCCGGTGGACTTCGATGGCACCCCGATTCCGCCCGAGGGCCAGCCGTGGCCACCGAAGGATGGCCGTCCTCACCGCCCGCGCTATCCACCCCTGTACCTCATGGAGGGCAACGAGCAAGTCCGGGAGATCCGCACGCTCAGCGATCAGAACGAGCTGACGCGGCTTTACACCGAACGCGCGGTCCGATTCATCGAGCAAAACCGTCAGCGACCCTTCTTTCTGTATCTCGCCCACTCAATGGTGCACGTGCCCTTGGCGGTGTCCGACCGCTTCCGCGGGCGTAGCGGCCGGGGGCTGTACGGCGACGTGCTGATGGAGGTGGACTGGTCGGTCGGCGAGATCGTCGCGGCGCTGCGCCGCAACGCGCTGGAGCGGCGCACACTGCTAGTGTTGACCTCCGACAACGGCCCGTGGCTGAACTATGGTGACCACGCAGGTCAGGCCCGGCCGCTGCGGGAGGGCAAGGGCACCTCGTGGGAGGGGGGCGCGCGGGTCCCCTGCATCGCGTGGTGGCCGGGCCGCGTGCCGGCCGGCACGGTGTGCGACCGCCTGGCCGCCACGATCGACCTGCTACCGACCTTCGCAACCCTCGCCGGCGCGCCCCTGCCAAACCGCAAACTCGACGGGGTGGATATTTCGCCGCTGCTGTTCGGACAGCCCGATGCCGAGCCCCGCACGGAATACTGGTACTACTACGGGCGCACACTCACCGCGGTCCGGTGGCGCAACTGGAAGCTCATGCTCCCGCACGAGTCCCGAACCTATGAAGGGTTCGAACCCGGCCGCGGCGGCTTGCCCGGCCCCACCGGCATGCGGCAGGTGCCACAGGCGCTGTACGATCTGGACCGCGACGTCGGCGAGACGACGGACGTCCAGGATCGTCATCCCGAAATTGTTGAGCGCCTGCGAAGCATCGCCGCGGCCGCTCGCGCGGAGCTCGGTGACGAACCCTCGCGCCCCGCCGGCGGCCGCGCGTCTCGCTCGCAAGCCGAGGCGCCGCCCTCCCCCCCCAACCGGAGATGA
- a CDS encoding ABC transporter permease, giving the protein MGRRLLLSCRNAGRGLIVLGGALLELRHMLSRRNRREVLTQLFITGIKSLGVLTVVAMFTGMILALQTGLELRRYGQEVNIGTAVTVVMVREMGPFMTGLVIAASVGSAIAAQLATMTVSEEVAALEVMSISPVRFLVMPRLAALLIMMPVLTVYTNVLGVIGGAIVGRTQLGVSLPAYFDNAIQYVRNKDLYVGLLKATVFGVVIATVACQQGFQATEGAVGVGHATRRTVIISFLTILMLGYMITRLFYQ; this is encoded by the coding sequence GTGGGGCGTCGGTTGCTACTGAGCTGCCGCAACGCCGGCCGCGGGCTGATCGTGCTCGGCGGGGCGCTGCTGGAGCTGCGTCACATGCTTTCGCGACGCAACCGTCGCGAAGTGCTCACGCAGCTGTTCATCACCGGCATCAAAAGCCTTGGGGTGCTGACCGTGGTGGCGATGTTCACCGGCATGATCCTCGCGCTGCAAACCGGCCTGGAACTGCGGCGCTACGGGCAGGAGGTGAACATCGGCACCGCGGTGACGGTGGTGATGGTCCGTGAAATGGGCCCCTTCATGACGGGGCTGGTGATCGCGGCGAGCGTGGGCTCCGCCATCGCCGCACAGCTGGCGACGATGACCGTATCCGAAGAGGTCGCGGCGCTCGAGGTGATGTCGATCAGCCCTGTCCGCTTCCTGGTGATGCCGCGGCTCGCCGCGCTCCTCATCATGATGCCGGTGCTCACCGTCTACACCAACGTGCTGGGCGTGATCGGCGGCGCGATCGTGGGCCGCACCCAGCTGGGCGTCTCGCTGCCGGCCTACTTCGATAACGCGATCCAATACGTGCGCAACAAGGACCTCTACGTCGGGCTGCTGAAAGCCACCGTGTTCGGCGTGGTGATCGCAACGGTCGCCTGCCAGCAGGGCTTCCAGGCGACGGAGGGCGCGGTCGGCGTGGGCCACGCGACCCGCCGGACCGTGATCATTTCCTTCCTGACCATCCTGATGCTCGGCTACATGATCACCAGGTTGTTCTACCAGTGA
- a CDS encoding UDP-N-acetylglucosamine pyrophosphorylase, which translates to MDQPTARKWIERGLVMPLPETVEIAPEVRPERIAPGVVIHPGCRIRGAETSIGPGCVLGEEAPLTLDNCQLGHRVRLAGGACSGATFLDGAALGSAAHVRPGTLLEEEASCAHAAGLKQTILLPFVTTGSLVNLCDLLIAGGTSRRHHTEVGSSYVHFNFTPHGDKATASLVGDVPRGVWLDQPPIFLGGQGGLVGPSRVAFGVVIPAGIIWRGDALEPETVAVPPPSASPMARPFVAGAYRSVRRIVHANLTFVGNLLALTAWYRHIRARWMQSDPWRAECHAGALRRLAEGVEERLRRLDELADRMERSVQLARSDRRCAIPADLIAEQERFRRQWPAIREAIRSCGDFEPPPELVAAVAGATAREATDWPAVVRAVPDEVRHAGREWLERFVERCRSLWPARTG; encoded by the coding sequence ATGGATCAACCTACGGCCCGAAAATGGATTGAGCGCGGTCTCGTGATGCCGTTGCCAGAGACGGTCGAGATCGCCCCAGAGGTCCGCCCCGAGCGAATTGCGCCGGGTGTCGTGATCCACCCCGGCTGCCGCATTCGCGGCGCCGAGACCTCCATCGGCCCGGGCTGTGTGTTGGGCGAGGAAGCCCCCTTGACGCTGGACAACTGCCAGTTGGGACATCGCGTTCGGCTGGCCGGCGGCGCCTGTTCCGGCGCGACGTTCCTGGATGGGGCCGCACTCGGCAGCGCCGCGCACGTTCGGCCCGGCACATTGCTGGAGGAAGAGGCCTCCTGCGCGCACGCGGCGGGTCTCAAGCAGACCATCCTGCTGCCTTTTGTGACGACGGGTAGCCTCGTGAACCTGTGCGACCTGCTGATCGCGGGCGGCACGTCGCGACGTCACCACACCGAGGTCGGTTCGTCCTATGTTCACTTCAATTTCACCCCCCACGGCGACAAGGCCACCGCCTCCCTGGTCGGCGACGTGCCACGAGGGGTGTGGCTCGACCAGCCGCCAATCTTCCTGGGCGGCCAGGGAGGGCTCGTCGGGCCGTCGCGGGTCGCGTTCGGCGTCGTGATCCCGGCCGGCATCATCTGGCGCGGCGACGCACTGGAGCCGGAAACGGTCGCGGTGCCGCCCCCTTCGGCCTCGCCCATGGCCCGGCCGTTCGTCGCCGGTGCGTACCGATCGGTGCGGCGGATCGTGCACGCAAACCTGACGTTCGTGGGAAATCTGCTGGCGCTCACCGCGTGGTACCGCCACATCCGCGCGCGATGGATGCAGTCCGACCCTTGGCGCGCCGAGTGCCATGCGGGGGCGTTGAGGCGCCTCGCCGAGGGAGTGGAGGAGCGGCTGCGGCGCCTTGACGAGCTGGCCGACCGCATGGAGCGATCGGTCCAGCTGGCCCGCAGCGACCGCCGATGCGCAATTCCGGCGGACTTGATCGCGGAGCAAGAGCGGTTCCGCCGGCAGTGGCCGGCGATCCGCGAAGCGATCCGGTCCTGTGGTGACTTTGAACCGCCACCGGAACTGGTTGCCGCCGTCGCCGGCGCGACCGCCCGCGAGGCGACAGACTGGCCCGCGGTAGTTCGCGCCGTGCCGGACGAGGTTCGTCATGCCGGCCGGGAGTGGCTAGAGCGCTTCGTGGAACGCTGCCGCTCATTGTGGCCGGCCCGCACGGGCTGA
- the rpiB gene encoding ribose 5-phosphate isomerase B: MKLAIASDHGGFALKQHLVRRLTDLGHEVEDLGPQTAEPVDYPDYAVKVARRVAEGRADQGVVVCTTGIGVSMAANKVPGVRAALCMTPRMAEMARRHNNANVLALGGGLIPPADADRILEAWLASDFEGGRHERRVGKIRSLEAAAGSELLAREDPEVADAIAAEAARQRDNLELIASENYTSRAVREATASVLTNKYAEGYPGKRWYGGCEHVDVVERLAIERAKALFGAEHANVQPHSGSNANLTVYLALLKPGDTLMAMSLAEGGHLTHGHPMNISGRLYRIVPYGVARDTERIDYDQLERIATESRPAMIMAGASAYPRLWDFERLRAIADKVGARLVFDMAHIAGLVAGGAHPNPVPWCDVVTTTTHKTLRGPRSGLILCRAQFAAEIDKACFPGVQGGPLMHVIAAKAVCLKEAMSPEFRDYARRVVENARVLAAALAEGGVRLVSGGTDNHLMLADVGAIGWTGKDAAAALDRAGITVNKNAIPFDSRSPFVTSGIRIGTPAVTTRGMGPEEMRAIAGWILEVLRTPGDESVIARVGAQVRELTSRFPVP; the protein is encoded by the coding sequence ATGAAGCTCGCCATTGCTTCCGACCACGGCGGATTTGCACTGAAACAGCACCTCGTCCGCCGGCTCACCGATCTCGGCCACGAGGTGGAGGACCTCGGCCCACAGACCGCCGAACCAGTGGACTATCCCGACTACGCGGTGAAGGTCGCCCGACGCGTCGCGGAAGGCCGCGCCGATCAGGGAGTCGTGGTCTGCACCACCGGCATCGGCGTTTCCATGGCCGCCAACAAGGTGCCCGGTGTCCGAGCGGCGCTCTGCATGACGCCGCGCATGGCGGAGATGGCGCGCCGCCACAACAACGCCAACGTGCTGGCGCTCGGCGGCGGACTGATTCCCCCCGCCGACGCCGACCGGATTCTGGAGGCGTGGCTCGCCTCCGACTTCGAGGGGGGACGCCACGAGCGCCGGGTTGGCAAGATCCGGTCACTCGAAGCGGCCGCGGGCAGCGAACTGCTCGCGAGGGAGGACCCCGAAGTGGCGGACGCGATCGCGGCGGAAGCCGCGCGCCAGCGAGACAATCTTGAGCTCATCGCTTCGGAGAACTACACCAGCCGCGCGGTGAGGGAGGCGACCGCCTCCGTGCTGACCAACAAGTACGCGGAGGGCTATCCCGGTAAACGATGGTACGGTGGCTGCGAACACGTGGACGTCGTCGAGCGCCTCGCGATCGAGCGCGCAAAAGCGCTCTTTGGCGCCGAGCACGCGAACGTGCAGCCGCACTCCGGCAGCAATGCGAACCTCACCGTCTACCTCGCACTGCTGAAACCGGGCGACACGCTGATGGCGATGAGCCTCGCGGAAGGCGGCCATCTGACGCACGGTCATCCGATGAACATCTCCGGCCGCCTCTATCGGATTGTCCCCTACGGTGTCGCGCGCGACACCGAGCGCATCGACTACGATCAGCTCGAGCGCATCGCGACGGAATCCCGTCCCGCCATGATCATGGCCGGCGCCAGCGCCTATCCGCGCCTTTGGGACTTCGAACGTTTGCGCGCCATCGCTGACAAGGTCGGTGCGCGGCTTGTCTTCGACATGGCCCACATCGCCGGTCTCGTCGCCGGCGGCGCGCATCCGAACCCCGTGCCGTGGTGCGACGTGGTCACCACCACCACCCACAAAACTCTCCGCGGCCCCCGCAGCGGCTTGATCCTTTGCCGCGCTCAGTTTGCCGCCGAGATCGATAAAGCCTGCTTCCCCGGCGTGCAGGGAGGGCCGCTGATGCATGTGATCGCGGCGAAGGCCGTCTGCCTGAAAGAGGCGATGAGCCCGGAGTTCCGCGACTACGCGCGCCGCGTCGTTGAAAATGCGCGCGTGCTGGCCGCCGCACTGGCGGAGGGCGGCGTGCGCCTCGTGTCCGGCGGCACCGACAACCACTTGATGCTCGCCGATGTCGGCGCGATCGGGTGGACCGGCAAAGACGCCGCCGCCGCGCTCGACCGCGCCGGCATCACCGTGAACAAGAATGCGATTCCGTTCGACTCTCGCAGCCCCTTTGTGACCTCCGGCATCCGGATCGGCACACCCGCGGTGACGACTCGAGGCATGGGGCCGGAAGAAATGCGGGCAATCGCCGGCTGGATCTTGGAAGTCCTGCGCACGCCTGGCGATGAATCCGTGATTGCGCGCGTCGGCGCGCAGGTGCGCGAACTCACCAGCCGGTTCCCCGTTCCCTAG
- the trpC gene encoding indole-3-glycerol phosphate synthase TrpC, giving the protein MSVLERILADKRAEIARRRRGGSPPPPTQPPPPFAAALRSVPIGLIAEVKRRSPSAGVIREPWDPAAIALAYAAAGAQAISVLVDEPYFGGGEADFRAVRSNVPLPLLYKEFVLDEWQVAHAASLGASAVLLIVAALDDVALKDLSAASAAYGLETLVEVHNERELERALAAGATLIGINNRDLRTFRTDLTVSLRLAPAVPRGTTLVSESGIRDAEDVRRLQSAGVHAILVGESLLRQSDVAAAVRRLMAPARGGEVPGDGSTYGPKMD; this is encoded by the coding sequence GTGAGCGTGCTGGAGCGGATCCTCGCGGACAAACGGGCGGAGATCGCGCGACGACGGCGCGGTGGCTCCCCCCCTCCTCCCACGCAGCCTCCGCCGCCTTTCGCCGCCGCGCTGCGCTCGGTGCCGATCGGCCTGATTGCGGAGGTCAAGCGGCGCTCGCCCTCGGCCGGCGTGATCCGCGAGCCCTGGGACCCCGCCGCAATCGCGCTCGCCTACGCCGCGGCGGGCGCGCAGGCGATCTCGGTGCTTGTGGACGAGCCGTACTTCGGCGGTGGCGAAGCGGACTTCCGGGCGGTGCGGTCGAACGTGCCACTGCCGCTCTTGTACAAGGAATTTGTGCTGGACGAGTGGCAGGTCGCGCACGCGGCGTCGCTGGGCGCCTCCGCGGTGTTGCTGATCGTCGCGGCACTGGACGACGTCGCGCTGAAAGATCTGTCGGCCGCGTCCGCCGCCTACGGCCTCGAAACCCTCGTGGAGGTGCACAACGAGCGGGAACTGGAGCGGGCGCTCGCGGCCGGCGCCACCCTGATCGGCATCAACAATCGGGACCTACGAACCTTTCGGACGGACCTCACCGTGAGTCTGCGGCTGGCGCCGGCAGTGCCGCGGGGAACGACGCTTGTCAGCGAAAGTGGCATCCGCGATGCGGAGGACGTCCGGCGTTTGCAGAGTGCCGGTGTGCATGCGATTCTCGTCGGCGAAAGCCTGCTGCGACAGTCCGATGTCGCCGCTGCGGTACGGCGCCTGATGGCGCCGGCGCGCGGCGGGGAGGTGCCAGGCGATGGATCAACCTACGGCCCGAAAATGGATTGA